A region from the Pseudobacteriovorax antillogorgiicola genome encodes:
- a CDS encoding DNA-3-methyladenine glycosylase I, which produces MNRCWWAGDDPLYVQYHDLEWGVPVYEDQKLFEFLTLESMQAGLSWITVLRKRENFRLAFADFDVNKVARFSDNKIAKLMADAGIIRNRKKIEAAVNNAQRFLEIQAEFGSFSEYNWSFVDGSPKIFRRRNRKSVPATSKESDAFSKDLKKRGFKFVGSTTIYAHMQATGMVNDHLTSCFRHSELS; this is translated from the coding sequence ATGAATCGTTGCTGGTGGGCAGGGGACGACCCCCTCTATGTTCAATATCACGACCTTGAATGGGGTGTGCCAGTTTATGAGGACCAAAAGCTGTTTGAATTCCTTACCTTGGAGTCTATGCAGGCAGGGCTAAGCTGGATCACCGTCCTTCGGAAACGGGAAAATTTTCGTCTGGCCTTTGCAGATTTCGATGTAAATAAAGTGGCGCGATTCAGCGACAATAAGATCGCTAAATTGATGGCTGACGCAGGGATTATTCGCAATCGAAAAAAAATCGAGGCTGCGGTAAACAACGCTCAGCGATTTTTAGAAATACAAGCGGAGTTCGGCTCTTTTAGTGAATACAACTGGAGCTTCGTCGATGGTAGCCCCAAAATTTTTCGCCGCCGGAATCGCAAAAGCGTGCCAGCAACAAGCAAGGAGTCGGATGCCTTCAGCAAAGATCTGAAGAAGCGTGGCTTCAAGTTTGTGGGATCAACGACAATTTATGCTCATATGCAAGCTACAGGCATGGTGAATGACCACCTTACTTCGTGCTTCCGTCACAGCGAACTTTCTTAA
- a CDS encoding LTA synthase family protein: MTSVTALVGRFLILIGIYCLLRIGFYIHNIHLYHELPPQDVLFSFLIGMRFDLAAICLINSPYILVQLMPWRSEVWKPRIMRILFVCCNGIFIGLNIFDIEYFQFTSKRLTASSFHIAQDMQAQIWQVAAYYWHFSLLIVLMFIVLWALDRQLDQRRTEILSWPQRFFWGLIALGFTILGARGGSQIKPLIPAHAYLSNLPQLANLSLNSSFTILKTYNQSGIQAKSYFPNWRSVEGALSAVPTLAKPHEATLPEQTNVLIIILESFNLEYMGMPHQRRGYTPFLDELARQGTFFPYHIANGRRSIDAMPSIFAGIPSWMQRPFITSSYQTNSLTPLPKLFKQKGYETAFFHGGENGTMFFDVMAERFGFDRYWGAQDYPSDQDHDGHWGIYDGPFLQFTGKTLSQMAQPFFASVFTLSSHQPYSIPPALQNKFAKGTLEIHESIGYADYSLREFFRYAKSQPWYGNTLFVITSDHTSKSEHAEYQTEVGSLRVPLIFFHPMIDLNMKTDKLAQQADILPTLVDLFAWSPREPLPHFGNSLLLDDNRHVVIYSGGRYKILNHQGLLSFEQDQLINLEVLPWLPIQSGRTEMWDQILRAKVQYYHNGLIEDRLIW; encoded by the coding sequence GTGACTTCAGTGACAGCCTTGGTGGGACGTTTCCTCATTCTTATCGGAATCTATTGTCTGCTCCGCATCGGATTTTATATACACAACATCCACCTCTATCACGAATTACCACCCCAAGATGTGCTATTTAGTTTCCTCATAGGGATGCGCTTTGACCTTGCCGCCATTTGCTTGATCAATAGTCCCTATATCCTGGTTCAATTGATGCCTTGGAGATCGGAGGTATGGAAGCCACGGATCATGAGAATTTTGTTCGTTTGCTGCAACGGTATTTTCATTGGCCTCAACATATTCGACATAGAGTACTTTCAGTTCACGAGTAAGCGACTTACAGCTAGCTCATTTCATATTGCCCAGGACATGCAAGCTCAGATTTGGCAGGTAGCCGCTTACTACTGGCACTTTTCCTTACTGATCGTTCTCATGTTTATCGTCTTGTGGGCCCTTGATCGACAGTTGGACCAACGCCGCACAGAGATTCTAAGCTGGCCGCAGCGTTTTTTTTGGGGTCTGATTGCTCTAGGTTTTACCATCTTGGGAGCCAGAGGTGGTTCGCAAATTAAACCTTTGATTCCAGCCCATGCGTATCTTAGCAACCTACCTCAGCTAGCAAATCTTAGTTTGAATAGCAGCTTTACGATACTAAAGACATACAACCAGTCTGGAATTCAAGCTAAGAGCTACTTCCCCAACTGGCGATCCGTGGAAGGTGCGCTATCTGCGGTACCGACACTCGCCAAACCTCATGAAGCTACGCTTCCCGAACAGACCAATGTTCTGATCATAATTCTGGAAAGTTTCAACCTCGAATATATGGGAATGCCTCATCAGCGACGAGGATACACGCCGTTCCTAGACGAACTAGCCCGACAGGGAACATTTTTTCCCTACCATATAGCAAATGGCAGACGGTCAATCGACGCCATGCCTTCAATTTTCGCCGGCATACCCTCCTGGATGCAGAGACCTTTCATTACTTCAAGCTACCAAACAAACTCCCTGACCCCACTTCCCAAACTCTTCAAGCAAAAGGGCTATGAGACAGCTTTTTTCCACGGAGGAGAAAATGGAACCATGTTTTTTGATGTGATGGCCGAACGATTCGGCTTTGATCGTTACTGGGGGGCACAAGATTATCCTAGCGATCAAGACCATGACGGCCATTGGGGCATTTACGATGGTCCATTCCTGCAGTTTACAGGCAAGACGTTGAGTCAGATGGCGCAGCCTTTTTTCGCCAGTGTTTTCACTCTTAGCTCTCATCAGCCTTATAGTATCCCTCCTGCTTTGCAAAACAAATTTGCCAAAGGTACCTTGGAGATTCATGAGTCCATCGGCTACGCGGATTACTCCCTAAGGGAATTTTTTCGTTATGCCAAAAGCCAGCCTTGGTATGGCAACACTCTGTTCGTCATCACCTCCGATCATACATCTAAGTCGGAACATGCGGAGTATCAAACTGAAGTCGGAAGCCTCAGGGTGCCGCTCATTTTTTTCCACCCAATGATTGATTTGAATATGAAGACCGATAAACTCGCCCAGCAGGCTGATATTCTTCCTACCCTAGTAGATCTATTTGCATGGAGTCCTAGGGAGCCCCTTCCTCATTTCGGTAATAGCCTTTTATTAGACGACAATCGTCATGTGGTTATTTACTCTGGTGGCCGATACAAGATCCTTAACCACCAAGGCTTATTGTCATTTGAGCAAGACCAGCTGATTAACCTAGAGGTACTACCATGGCTACCGATTCAAAGTGGACGGACTGAAATGTGGGACCAAATCTTAAGAGCTAAGGTACAATATTATCATAATGGTTTGATTGAAGACCGCCTCATTTGGTAA
- a CDS encoding alpha/beta fold hydrolase: MLAKLDQVQNSIKTVKDRVNKTGDQVLDSVYGMSKRINVMTFQPLPKSANRLYDAIPNKPRDTAEKALERWFEQIPKSKKIKWGEDIFSRYISLRRAVIGGEERIYDSPEGPICYWETKRKPGKETIVFFHGFADTKDNLFDLAQHMVPDYHFFAPDIPGFGKSFKNPQLNYELTSMADWLKGLMDDQGIEQFHLIGHSMGGGLAIDFALKYPEMVKSLCLICCAGVITPDAPSIYDEILDGEVLFQIETMDEFEDFLGRAFYNLPFVPPFVKQYYFNQFLENYDWYGLLVEQTFENMESRDDPRFQPKFFNDQLPSLQIPTHIIWGEKDAIFPADYGKEAHRLIPGSTLNILSDIGHSPQYESPKQVAKLIRGFLQHQIKQDDCKLHIKES; encoded by the coding sequence ATGCTAGCAAAGCTTGATCAGGTGCAGAATTCCATTAAGACCGTTAAAGATCGTGTCAACAAAACGGGAGATCAAGTTCTCGATTCTGTTTATGGTATGTCTAAACGAATCAACGTGATGACTTTCCAGCCTCTCCCCAAGTCTGCTAATCGCTTGTATGATGCTATTCCAAATAAACCCCGCGATACTGCAGAAAAAGCTTTGGAGCGCTGGTTTGAGCAGATTCCAAAGTCCAAGAAAATCAAGTGGGGTGAAGACATTTTCTCCCGCTATATATCCCTTCGCCGCGCTGTTATCGGCGGAGAAGAGCGGATCTACGATAGCCCAGAAGGCCCCATCTGTTATTGGGAAACAAAACGCAAACCTGGCAAAGAAACCATCGTATTCTTTCATGGCTTTGCGGATACCAAAGATAACCTCTTCGATTTAGCCCAGCATATGGTGCCTGATTATCATTTTTTTGCTCCTGATATCCCCGGCTTTGGCAAGAGTTTTAAGAACCCCCAATTGAACTACGAACTCACATCTATGGCCGACTGGCTTAAAGGCTTAATGGATGATCAAGGAATCGAGCAGTTTCACCTGATTGGTCACTCGATGGGAGGGGGTTTGGCCATCGACTTCGCATTGAAGTATCCCGAGATGGTCAAGAGCCTATGCTTGATTTGCTGTGCAGGGGTCATCACCCCAGATGCTCCGTCTATTTATGACGAAATTCTTGATGGCGAGGTTTTATTTCAAATCGAAACCATGGATGAATTCGAAGATTTTTTGGGGCGAGCATTCTATAATCTGCCGTTTGTTCCCCCTTTTGTGAAGCAATACTACTTTAATCAGTTTCTTGAGAACTATGATTGGTATGGGCTTCTCGTTGAGCAGACCTTTGAAAATATGGAATCACGAGACGACCCCCGATTTCAGCCGAAGTTCTTTAATGACCAGCTACCGTCACTCCAAATACCAACACACATTATTTGGGGAGAAAAGGATGCGATCTTTCCTGCTGATTATGGCAAAGAAGCTCATCGACTAATTCCAGGCAGCACGCTTAATATTCTCTCGGACATTGGGCATTCTCCCCAATATGAAAGTCCGAAACAGGTCGCCAAATTGATCCGCGGCTTTCTGCAACATCAAATCAAGCAGGACGACTGCAAGCTCCATATTAAGGAGAGCTAG
- a CDS encoding 4'-phosphopantetheinyl transferase family protein yields MPIRSISNPKIALHGSFHVSALISSSFQEELENYDCRQLPNGLLHASARRQVQFLAGRHCARQALIAANFIGEKIVGQNSDLSPRWPQSIVGSITHTSSYVSAAIAYRNKVRSLGINSERLFLSGATDSLWDVILTRREVAQYEWQYKHHFDRSEYISLLFSAKEAIYKCYYPISIYRLNYHDIHVEPDVEGCNYFRFAINKKAVSNSLFEEQGKGRYDFRYGHVHSSVYIFEDTHESSNEGYRPSSSSTARG; encoded by the coding sequence ATGCCAATCAGATCTATCAGTAATCCGAAGATCGCGCTTCATGGTTCATTTCACGTATCGGCTCTCATTTCGAGCAGCTTTCAGGAAGAGCTTGAGAACTATGACTGCCGGCAGCTACCCAATGGTCTCCTGCACGCTTCAGCGCGTCGCCAGGTACAGTTTCTAGCGGGTCGCCATTGTGCAAGACAAGCCTTGATCGCAGCTAACTTCATTGGTGAAAAGATCGTAGGCCAGAATTCCGATCTGTCACCCCGTTGGCCTCAAAGTATCGTTGGCTCCATCACCCACACATCGAGCTATGTTTCAGCGGCCATTGCGTATCGAAACAAGGTTCGCAGCTTGGGTATCAACTCAGAGCGCTTATTTTTGAGTGGGGCAACCGATAGCTTATGGGATGTGATCCTTACGAGGCGGGAGGTGGCGCAGTACGAATGGCAATATAAGCATCATTTTGATCGTTCTGAGTATATTTCACTTCTGTTTTCTGCCAAGGAAGCCATTTATAAGTGCTACTATCCTATTTCCATTTATCGCTTGAATTATCATGATATTCATGTCGAGCCCGACGTTGAAGGGTGCAATTACTTTCGCTTTGCGATAAACAAGAAAGCGGTGAGCAACTCTTTATTCGAGGAGCAAGGCAAAGGTCGCTACGACTTTCGCTATGGCCACGTTCATTCAAGCGTTTATATATTCGAGGATACACATGAGTCTAGCAACGAAGGGTATCGACCCAGTAGCTCGTCGACAGCAAGAGGATGA
- a CDS encoding crotonase/enoyl-CoA hydratase family protein: protein MGTHCSSEVVDSVGLVKLHSGKVNAFSHDMIEELHQIFDDHRDNEQVKAVILTGQEGIFSGGFDLKVMKESHEAAMALVKAGGQLLTKLYLYEKPLIIACSGHAMAMGAIMLFVGDVRLGTQGQFKIGLNETAIGMTLPKLAVALAKDRISPAMLTRAVAIGEIFSPDEAQEAGYLDKVVVPQDLEQTALAYAMQIGNNVQLHAFAANKRRLREVTLESVANIWD from the coding sequence ATGGGGACACATTGTTCAAGTGAAGTTGTTGATTCAGTTGGCCTGGTAAAGCTACACTCAGGTAAGGTCAACGCCTTTTCTCACGATATGATCGAGGAGTTGCATCAAATATTCGATGATCATAGAGATAATGAGCAGGTTAAGGCGGTAATACTCACTGGCCAGGAAGGGATCTTCTCCGGCGGATTTGATCTTAAAGTGATGAAAGAAAGCCATGAGGCCGCCATGGCTCTCGTGAAGGCTGGAGGTCAGCTACTGACCAAGCTATACCTTTATGAGAAGCCCTTAATTATTGCTTGCTCAGGTCATGCTATGGCTATGGGAGCAATTATGTTGTTTGTGGGAGACGTTCGCTTAGGAACCCAAGGGCAATTTAAGATTGGCCTCAATGAAACTGCAATTGGCATGACTCTACCAAAGCTGGCAGTGGCTCTAGCCAAGGATAGAATTTCTCCGGCAATGTTGACCCGAGCGGTGGCTATTGGTGAAATCTTTAGCCCTGATGAAGCCCAAGAAGCAGGCTATCTTGATAAGGTCGTCGTGCCTCAAGATCTTGAGCAGACTGCGCTAGCCTATGCGATGCAGATTGGAAACAATGTGCAGCTTCATGCCTTTGCTGCCAATAAAAGGCGGCTTCGGGAAGTGACATTGGAATCCGTCGCCAACATCTGGGACTAG
- a CDS encoding DUF1338 domain-containing protein: MEAIDDCRQRVFKKLWTHYYDLVPYAPKIEADFKAKKDAWIEDHVAYRTLPGENTGKHVLQEAFEALGYKREDDYHFEEKNLDAFWMSPPDNQGESYEASPKIFISELMAEKFSQEFQDTVHEITKEVRVSPLPAIRDLLAKVKAGDESAKDGLVDHLTALLTEGPAWSRPSKGRYHILKSESDYAAWTYLFGHQINHFTVSVHLMDSFSSIQSLGEYLEGELNIPMNHSGGLVKGTAEIKLEQIATMAVKRPFTFQDGIEDVSYGFVEFAKRYPLEGRSDDHKWQSYYQGFVAANADKIFESTYK, encoded by the coding sequence ATGGAAGCGATAGACGACTGCCGGCAACGGGTATTCAAAAAGCTGTGGACTCACTACTACGATCTCGTTCCCTATGCACCGAAAATAGAGGCTGACTTTAAGGCTAAGAAAGATGCTTGGATCGAAGATCATGTGGCCTACCGAACCCTTCCGGGAGAAAACACAGGCAAGCATGTCCTTCAGGAAGCTTTCGAGGCGTTGGGATATAAGAGAGAAGATGACTACCACTTCGAAGAAAAGAATCTCGACGCATTTTGGATGTCTCCCCCTGATAATCAAGGTGAGAGCTACGAGGCGTCCCCCAAGATTTTTATCTCAGAGCTGATGGCCGAAAAATTCAGCCAAGAGTTTCAGGATACGGTCCATGAGATCACTAAAGAGGTCCGCGTCTCACCACTACCCGCAATTCGTGACCTATTGGCTAAGGTTAAAGCTGGGGATGAGAGCGCAAAGGATGGCTTAGTTGATCACCTCACTGCCTTGCTAACGGAAGGGCCCGCATGGTCTCGACCTTCAAAAGGGCGATATCACATTCTCAAGTCAGAAAGTGATTATGCCGCCTGGACTTATTTGTTTGGTCATCAGATCAACCATTTCACTGTAAGCGTCCACCTTATGGACTCATTTTCAAGCATTCAAAGCTTGGGAGAGTATCTGGAAGGGGAGCTTAACATTCCCATGAATCATTCGGGAGGTCTGGTGAAGGGAACAGCTGAGATCAAACTTGAACAAATAGCGACGATGGCAGTCAAACGCCCTTTCACGTTTCAAGATGGGATTGAAGACGTTAGTTATGGGTTCGTCGAATTTGCAAAGCGCTATCCCTTAGAAGGTCGGTCTGACGACCACAAGTGGCAGTCATATTACCAGGGGTTTGTAGCGGCCAACGCAGACAAGATTTTCGAGTCAACTTACAAGTAA
- a CDS encoding DUF4423 domain-containing protein produces the protein MHPAPQGVGFSAISDKKTLSQSAFAVISNWYYYAILEMTFKTDFSSHTSDIAKKLGISVLEAELAIERLQNLGLLTKDAQGKWQKSKGNISDLEIASRPGTDRHVQILNKASKAIREQDFNMREFHSVTFCIDKSFLPDAKEKIRHFLEDMNLLLESGAREEVYELSVALFSLEKN, from the coding sequence ATCCATCCTGCACCTCAAGGAGTAGGTTTTTCGGCGATTTCAGATAAAAAAACCTTAAGCCAGTCAGCCTTTGCAGTCATATCAAACTGGTACTATTACGCCATATTAGAGATGACTTTTAAAACGGACTTTTCGTCCCATACTTCGGACATCGCTAAGAAGCTTGGTATTTCTGTTCTTGAAGCCGAGCTCGCCATAGAGAGGCTCCAAAATCTAGGTCTATTAACAAAAGATGCTCAAGGGAAATGGCAGAAAAGCAAAGGCAATATCTCTGATTTAGAAATCGCATCTAGACCGGGTACGGATAGGCACGTTCAAATCCTTAACAAAGCTAGCAAGGCGATCCGAGAACAGGATTTCAACATGCGAGAGTTTCATTCCGTTACGTTTTGCATCGATAAAAGTTTTCTTCCTGATGCAAAAGAGAAGATTAGGCACTTCTTGGAGGATATGAATTTACTCCTAGAATCCGGTGCTAGGGAGGAAGTATATGAGCTTAGTGTGGCCTTGTTTTCCCTTGAGAAGAACTGA
- the tnpA gene encoding IS200/IS605 family transposase produces MSSDLRTGRHCMFLMHVHLVFVAKYRRKVFTKPILDDLETIFSKVCNDFESELVEFDGEHDHVHLLVHYPPKVSVSKLVNSLKGASSQRIRKRGYPSVQQALWGGSLWSRSYFAGSCGGAPIDVIKKYIEEQNTPN; encoded by the coding sequence ATGTCAAGCGATTTAAGAACTGGAAGACATTGTATGTTTTTGATGCATGTACATCTGGTGTTTGTTGCAAAATATCGTCGAAAGGTTTTTACAAAACCAATACTCGACGATTTAGAAACTATCTTCTCCAAGGTATGCAATGACTTCGAAAGCGAACTAGTTGAATTTGACGGTGAACATGATCATGTCCACCTGCTAGTTCATTACCCACCAAAAGTCTCTGTCTCAAAGTTGGTTAATAGTTTGAAAGGAGCTTCGTCTCAAAGAATCAGGAAAAGGGGTTATCCTTCAGTTCAACAAGCACTATGGGGTGGAAGTCTATGGTCTCGCAGTTACTTTGCTGGCTCATGTGGCGGCGCACCTATTGATGTCATTAAGAAGTACATTGAGGAGCAGAATACTCCTAACTGA
- a CDS encoding RNA-guided endonuclease InsQ/TnpB family protein codes for MQYFKYKLKPNKAQKDVLNQWIGACRCLYNIALEQRKMIDCKEQKARSFATLEIRSKLDKSDIKSWEKYHSINYDYQAAELKALKSEFPWFKDVPGQALQYSLRHLDTAFQRFFKGEGSFPKKKKKTQRAGVKIPKGRTKKNPKGNFQVLEKHINLPKMKDPIRFIRSRDMEGEVKSLTITKDGDSYFVSILCDVGDKYDGLSHESRTHVGIDRGIAKSIAISDGNHFDLPKLKIKKLEEKIAREQVKISRKTKYSINWYKSKRKISRFHKKITNIRMDSLWKEAVRLSKNHAVIALEDLKIRNMSRSSKGTIDNPGKMVAQKSGLNRAILREGWYDFAQKLEWQAKKRGARIIYCDPKYTSLTCNKCGHRAKENRQSQAEFQCEICHHKEDADTNASRNILDKALGTGVFSLEAS; via the coding sequence ATGCAGTATTTCAAGTACAAATTGAAACCAAACAAGGCACAAAAAGATGTACTAAATCAGTGGATCGGTGCTTGTAGGTGTTTGTATAATATTGCTCTTGAACAACGCAAGATGATCGACTGCAAAGAACAAAAAGCTAGATCATTTGCGACTCTTGAAATCAGATCAAAACTAGACAAGAGTGATATAAAGTCCTGGGAGAAATATCACAGTATTAACTATGATTACCAGGCGGCAGAGCTGAAGGCTTTGAAGTCTGAATTTCCCTGGTTCAAAGACGTTCCTGGTCAAGCATTGCAATACTCTCTCAGGCATCTTGATACCGCTTTTCAAAGATTTTTTAAAGGCGAAGGCTCTTTTCCAAAAAAAAAGAAAAAAACTCAAAGAGCTGGTGTTAAAATACCAAAAGGAAGAACCAAAAAGAATCCCAAGGGTAATTTTCAAGTACTTGAAAAACATATCAATCTTCCAAAGATGAAAGATCCTATACGCTTCATAAGATCCAGAGATATGGAAGGTGAAGTTAAGTCGCTAACGATTACAAAAGATGGCGACAGTTACTTTGTCTCAATCTTGTGTGATGTCGGTGACAAGTATGATGGCCTATCCCACGAATCGAGAACACATGTCGGCATAGATCGTGGTATCGCAAAATCTATTGCGATTAGCGACGGCAATCATTTCGATCTTCCTAAGCTAAAGATTAAAAAACTAGAAGAAAAGATCGCAAGGGAGCAAGTTAAGATTTCTCGAAAAACGAAATATTCAATCAACTGGTATAAATCTAAGAGAAAAATCTCTCGTTTTCATAAGAAGATTACAAATATACGCATGGATTCTTTGTGGAAAGAAGCGGTTAGACTCAGCAAAAACCACGCTGTAATAGCCCTAGAGGACCTGAAGATTCGCAACATGAGTAGGAGTTCTAAAGGAACGATAGATAATCCAGGTAAGATGGTTGCGCAGAAATCGGGCTTAAATAGAGCTATCCTTCGTGAAGGATGGTATGATTTTGCGCAAAAGCTTGAGTGGCAAGCTAAAAAACGTGGGGCAAGAATCATATACTGTGATCCTAAATACACATCACTGACCTGTAATAAATGTGGTCACAGAGCAAAGGAAAACAGGCAAAGCCAAGCTGAGTTCCAATGTGAAATATGTCACCACAAAGAGGATGCAGACACCAATGCATCCCGTAATATTCTAGACAAGGCGTTAGGTACGGGCGTCTTTAGCTTGGAAGCATCCTGA
- a CDS encoding helix-turn-helix domain-containing protein, translating to MEYISFLIEMYSQKKNSNPRYSKRAFAKDLGIDQGFLSHLLNGKRKLSLQKAHEISENLDLSLRSANQFIGLVRAAHISDPEKKEKLLASLNKSSIVETSPT from the coding sequence TTGGAATATATTAGCTTCTTGATCGAAATGTACTCGCAAAAAAAGAATAGTAACCCTAGATATTCTAAGAGAGCCTTTGCAAAGGACCTTGGTATCGATCAAGGGTTTCTAAGCCATTTGCTTAATGGAAAGCGGAAACTATCCCTCCAAAAGGCCCATGAGATCTCGGAAAACCTGGACCTTTCCCTTCGGAGTGCTAACCAATTCATCGGTTTAGTCCGTGCTGCTCATATTTCAGACCCGGAAAAAAAAGAAAAGCTCTTAGCAAGCTTAAACAAAAGTTCAATAGTTGAAACCTCACCCACCTGA